A DNA window from Arachis duranensis cultivar V14167 chromosome 3, aradu.V14167.gnm2.J7QH, whole genome shotgun sequence contains the following coding sequences:
- the LOC127745455 gene encoding uncharacterized mitochondrial protein AtMg00310-like yields the protein MECFKLLSGLCHRIVFMTNRFYWGSKNGERKIHWIKWEKMCLPKQSGGLGFKDIKAFNMALLVKQGWRLIRNPDSLAAKTIGCKHFNRKKFLNSKIGFIPSYTWRRIWQAKGVLEKRSCWKVGNGNNIKIWKDPWLPKQNGSKVWSPPKILEADAIITELMTTDDKE from the coding sequence ATGGAATGCTTCAAACTTCTGAGCGGCCTATGCCACCGTATTGTGTTTATGACCAACAGATTCTATTGGGGCTCAAAGAATGGAGAAAGGAAGATTCATTGGATAAAATGGGAAAAGATGTGCCTACCAAAACAGAGTGGAGGATTGGGattcaaagatatcaaagctTTCAATATGGCGCTTCTTGTAAAACAAGGATGGAGATTGATCAGGAACCCAGATTCATTAGCAGCCAAAACCATAGGATGCAAGCactttaatagaaaaaaatttttaaactcgAAGATTGGTTTCATACCAAGCTATACTTGGAGGAGAATTTGGCAAGCAAAAGGAGTGTTGGAAAAGAGAAGTTGTTGGAAAGTTGGAAATGGAAACAACATCAAAATCTGGAAGGACCCTTGGTTGCCAAAACAAAATGGATCAAAAGTCTGGTCCCCTCCAAAGATTCTTGAAGCAGATGCAATAATTACAGAGCTGATGACAACAGATGACAAAGAATAG